One stretch of Verrucomicrobiia bacterium DNA includes these proteins:
- a CDS encoding tandem-95 repeat protein, whose amino-acid sequence MSLRFLPRRLLAGCALLLASALPAAAQIYDQPGSVSVNEDTSGTFNFKVAAWGIYRHVGVTSANQALIPNGNISVTFIREFYEFPSSRTEWRVNYTPAPNANGSTTFNINANDGAGIHNNATVTVTVHPVNDAPVFGPFPSSATIPKNSSVGSQYLVDFSVSDIESIAATTVTAASSNTGLVPNNPANLTVIRMTTGSPANTFRLVATPSLNATGSTTLTVTANDGEGGIVTRSVTLNVTDEGPVISNLNISASTLEDTTYLRDFTVSDRENIAGTVVTATSSNPSLVPNAPANLSVTRLTTGSPANTFRLTVNPAADQSGSTTLTVSASEGGKTVTAIVLLTVIAVNDPPVLTVANFAMNEDTTASTAVTFVDVDTPAASVTVTASSSNTALVPSVTVTGTGNSRTLTFTPLPQQFGTSTITVTANDGAGGTDTRTFTLTVNAVNDLPVAGSPYAVAFDGHDDFASASAIGLATGNTPHTIEAWVFPTRLPSVREWILHLGTGGNGHHWLFRTDGTLQLGAWGRDAQVADVPLPIGTWTHVAAVWDGSTYEVYFDGLKVGQTPSATGFNMASPTLSLANRQSGADANFQGQLDEVRVWNRALLQGEIQALRRQPLRGTESGLLLYLPFDEGQGATAFDYAAAGGLSHATLSNGAAHVRREPGDRGVLLDGLDDHVLVPHHSSLNAFPLTVTAWIQTTDIDGGIASKYADGSLNGWTFRLVGGRLKAWYFASSFNRIWDGGTGFDGGLVNDGRWHHVALVIDAAGGRLYVDGAQTGSHPWFGFPTAPTSTDPLRLGRYSTVTGAPGHLAGQLNDVTIWNRALSQAELTHLRLNPPAGTEPNLVAYYRFRDASGAPALDTAGGDQNGAYQGGATPRLAPDADTFVEFSVVEETPTPIYLQGFDIENKLGQPGGSLTFTVVSLPAHGTLQSGVSSVTAGFTANWADASRNPLIYTPFDAYNGPDSFTFRLTDGSGGQSLLYRVPIIVEDVNDNPTISPIANRVIEEGTDTGPIPFIIDDEETPAGSLFVSALSSDTRLVPPSGLVFGGSGPNRTLTVTPAPDEVGTVTITVTVTDTAAPAGFVTIDFRLRVDPRPAYALVDLGALGTLNRSSGLDISDSGWAVGLARSGADDAHALLYRGLTGTRLAEDLSPTQQGIAFGINASNAITGFLRNSTAAPRDAFVWQNNAFTSLAGRISGSDSIGYDLNDSGDVVGSFSTAGNRRAFYLPNSGSMVNLGTLAGFTSLSEALGINALGHTVGYSQDASGRSRGFFWNGGALATVGPLPGHDHARAHAINDDGLITGFSAPGTSSSSPRRAFVLESGVLRNLGVLPNGSYSVGWDINAFGQVVGEADRGTVRRAFLNTAGVMRDLNDLIHDTEILPDLTPGSFTLAGGRWELVEARAINSRGVIVGIARRDANDRAFMAVPAWVIGRQIPRPEGAVAKLPEIELIRGNAGDTAENSFYWSEFEKRLYAIRPVAARLRWFTSLELTSGSGETLQVNTERIDVEGISVWPKDPAIHVATAPVEIEPRGVPFDYTFQQIRYDTTSGGSTVDPTSKTFNNARPGYSVAYYLKTDGGTPNPDQQRPYFEVVRTVLWNDAAHLRQRDAVVGQSLADPPTPSDPGHQDYFDKQGWILNALAYYDGAGEDRAHDRPLRRGPIIPVNLDTDSPDDDLVVVWYRLSRIGVAWASVPARYRIAWPDDDSVPKIVIASGLGSGSLPAHWTQPRAYHQPNRNLPGYNPNEEHALVLPANGGGGQALFALRFDLNDALDTPASLPYALLKYRDRNTGQWGIQPYKVVGEEAPHFFRFSGFAGREIAPPYPLSILPLCEESHGVSGPYWEDWQGRLYARAAGPFGESTDVVLRWAYPLQIGFFYDLNLDGTPDAPPGSCVSWLDRRPAGSLSAPNDEAGEEDVPIAVTYRIAWPDAPVLQIGETLTSPKNGLPAVRSMASVQFVYDDLTPAWNPLSTNPAPIQTLARLYDPLSARAYPLAPSESIPDEIRRTSRGGKEFFDDLPPSLENRLIYDPISRALTFTGILDASGAGDPLLLPNVLFSRERDVIKELAPDDTAWAKIVDELFEITRNPNRVDLVPADGNPDRSTDTLSSTNRQPGLRLGLITDARTNVVAETLGSLPKALTAALGDIPSPAYRPLNAFSFDGTGGHLDAGPVNLDTASFTLEFWARADSIDTPNFIAGLGTSEPDGQLIVGFDHAGRFVFRFGTNDTAYAQFTPDPVADTEWHHWAVTFNAATREQAIFRDGSFLAGGISTGVLRASGTLFLGRAATSPGSEAFHGALDEIRLWNHARTPFAIARDRSKALTGHEDGLIRYYRADDASDSSPSQVDASLVGGVSFVASTAPTGIPPRYLVLAENNSPDLAGLPIQLHIIRVDDGPFQGDLKVLYPGNVFDQRLTLRHSSEFGGDPDPIRFQWFYKPDDAGFNPTELPQVNAAGEITDARGWILFTSFDPPSGQGVNDVTIGTPAQSGLLALSDNWFICRHRGFNVRGATPWSGWIGDPSGGGTPRAQLAEGWVKRVIRGLNPFDARTADFHANASATYASMVLQAGERFEGDIAFNPDGDNLNSLGLIEAYTTVLRRGKSLSIEGTPPVDFNPANNALLLAASRIADLYMLLGNEAYADAQDPTIGFTSASEPYQALATSIFTFQNQLDSLLAEELALLRGRDDTSAGVAARPVYNRLFWNFTLGEGEVAYQQSYSVNDQNRDGFIDERDARILFPQGHGDAWGHYLTAIKSYYDLLRHPSFTWIPRSERVLVAGVPVEVDYLDERKFAQAAAARAKTGREVLDLTYRASYVDDPDGQWQGYRDTDPDRAWGVADWASRAGQGAYFDWLVGNTVLPATDPNPENTGIRRIDRTTVTDLDEVIAQYAEIQATLDNADVGLNPLGLSKGAMAFDIDPTFLSIGSRAVQGLAHFEQLNERAIKALKNAQRIWNEANAQRRNLRANQDSVDAFTANARAEEINYRNRLIDIFGYPYSGDIGPGRTYPSGYDGPDLYHYMYVPVAEITGETVPPSTNFTGFFKAVDVGLLGNSHFPTEEKSFFKEYDPDATDPAELEIDYPQANGPWAFATPSDWGQRRAPGRLQQSISDVLQATAKLKFAGQNYDGLVIDINDKVVLLNARFGLDTSKLSIHNTRRDTIVGINSGIGIAKAVQLTTRGISRTIQAVAEAGADAVPKVVGLASDVTGPIRLIMRGASLLTAINLDAAGDIAELVEGALELSKDHVNLNADIQLLQAEQKYEVLQQVKELETAVLNEINLRLEVFHHQEAVRQAYGRYLATLAEGQRVLDSLILFRKQAAAQTTEYRYRDMAFRIFRNEAIQKYRATFDLAARYVYLSATAYDYESNFLGTDRRAASRFFDQIVRQRQLGVLIDGEPIPGHSGLADIQGRMIQNWEIIEPQFGLNNPQLEAGRFSLRRELFRLRDENPGRLDDPSDATWRALLRSQVVPDVWSIPEFRRYCRPFAPESAGPQPALVLRFPTTIQFGQNYFGRPLSGGDSAFDPSFFSTKINAVGIGFPGYDDTGLSRTPRVYLVPVGLDILRAPTGNDLATRQWRVLDQAVPVPFAIGANDFTSSRWVASQDTLSENFGQPRRFASLRAFHDNGSLADVEMTSSTRLVARSVWNTEWMLIIPGGTLLADPQQGLDRFIQSISDINLLMMVYSFAGQ is encoded by the coding sequence GCAACCCCAGCCTGGTCCCCAATGCCCCGGCCAACCTCTCCGTCACCCGCCTCACCACCGGCTCCCCCGCCAACACCTTCCGCCTGACCGTCAACCCCGCCGCCGACCAGTCCGGCAGCACCACCCTCACCGTCTCCGCCTCCGAAGGCGGCAAAACCGTCACCGCCATCGTTCTCCTCACCGTCATCGCCGTGAACGATCCCCCCGTCCTCACCGTGGCCAACTTCGCCATGAACGAGGACACCACCGCCAGTACCGCAGTCACCTTCGTCGATGTCGATACCCCCGCCGCGTCGGTCACCGTCACCGCCTCGTCCTCCAATACCGCCCTCGTCCCCTCCGTCACCGTGACCGGTACCGGCAATTCCCGCACCCTCACCTTCACCCCCCTCCCCCAGCAGTTCGGCACCTCGACCATCACGGTCACCGCCAACGACGGCGCCGGCGGCACCGACACCAGGACGTTCACCCTCACCGTCAATGCGGTGAACGATCTCCCCGTCGCCGGTTCCCCCTACGCCGTTGCCTTCGATGGCCACGACGACTTCGCCTCCGCCTCCGCCATCGGACTCGCCACTGGCAACACCCCCCACACAATCGAAGCCTGGGTCTTCCCCACCCGCCTCCCCTCCGTCCGCGAGTGGATCCTCCACCTCGGCACCGGCGGCAACGGCCACCACTGGCTCTTCCGCACCGACGGCACCCTCCAACTCGGAGCCTGGGGCCGCGATGCCCAGGTCGCCGATGTCCCCCTTCCCATCGGCACCTGGACCCATGTCGCCGCCGTCTGGGATGGCTCCACCTACGAGGTCTATTTCGATGGCCTCAAGGTCGGCCAGACCCCCTCCGCCACCGGCTTCAACATGGCCTCCCCCACCCTCTCCCTCGCCAACCGCCAGAGCGGCGCCGATGCCAATTTCCAGGGCCAGCTCGATGAGGTCCGCGTCTGGAATCGCGCTCTCCTCCAAGGCGAAATCCAGGCCCTCCGCCGTCAACCCCTCCGCGGCACGGAATCCGGTCTCCTCCTCTACCTCCCCTTCGATGAAGGCCAGGGCGCCACCGCCTTCGACTACGCCGCCGCCGGCGGTCTCTCCCATGCCACCCTCTCCAACGGCGCCGCCCATGTCCGCCGTGAACCCGGTGACCGCGGTGTCCTCCTCGACGGACTCGACGATCATGTCCTCGTCCCTCACCACTCCTCCCTCAACGCCTTCCCCCTCACCGTCACCGCCTGGATCCAGACCACCGACATCGACGGCGGCATCGCCTCCAAGTACGCCGACGGCAGCCTCAACGGCTGGACCTTCCGCCTCGTCGGCGGACGCCTCAAGGCATGGTACTTCGCATCCTCCTTCAACCGGATCTGGGACGGCGGAACCGGCTTCGACGGCGGCCTCGTCAATGACGGCCGCTGGCACCATGTCGCCCTCGTCATCGATGCCGCCGGCGGCCGCCTCTACGTCGATGGCGCCCAGACCGGCTCCCATCCCTGGTTCGGCTTCCCCACCGCCCCCACCAGCACCGATCCCCTCCGCCTCGGACGCTACAGCACCGTCACCGGCGCCCCCGGTCACCTCGCCGGCCAGTTGAACGATGTCACGATCTGGAACCGCGCCCTGTCCCAGGCCGAACTCACCCATCTCCGCCTCAACCCGCCCGCCGGCACCGAGCCCAACCTGGTCGCCTACTACCGCTTCCGCGACGCCTCCGGCGCCCCTGCCCTCGATACCGCCGGCGGCGACCAGAATGGCGCCTATCAGGGCGGTGCCACTCCACGCCTGGCCCCCGATGCCGACACCTTCGTCGAATTCTCCGTCGTCGAGGAAACCCCCACCCCGATCTACCTCCAGGGCTTCGACATCGAAAACAAGCTCGGCCAGCCCGGCGGCTCCCTCACCTTCACCGTCGTCTCCCTCCCCGCTCACGGTACCCTCCAGTCCGGCGTCTCCTCCGTCACCGCCGGCTTCACCGCCAACTGGGCCGATGCCTCCCGCAACCCCCTGATCTATACCCCCTTCGATGCCTATAACGGCCCCGACAGTTTCACCTTCCGCCTCACCGACGGCTCGGGCGGACAGTCCCTCCTCTACCGCGTCCCCATCATCGTCGAGGACGTCAATGACAACCCGACCATCTCCCCCATCGCCAACCGCGTCATCGAGGAGGGCACCGACACCGGCCCCATCCCCTTCATCATCGATGACGAGGAAACCCCCGCCGGCAGCCTCTTCGTGTCCGCCCTCTCCAGCGATACACGCCTCGTCCCGCCCTCCGGCCTCGTCTTCGGCGGGTCCGGCCCCAATCGCACCCTCACCGTCACCCCCGCCCCCGACGAAGTCGGCACCGTCACCATCACCGTCACCGTCACCGATACCGCCGCCCCCGCCGGCTTCGTCACCATCGACTTCCGCCTTCGCGTCGATCCCCGGCCCGCCTACGCCCTCGTCGATCTCGGCGCCCTCGGCACCCTCAATCGCAGTTCCGGCCTCGACATCAGTGACTCCGGCTGGGCCGTCGGTCTCGCCCGCAGCGGCGCCGACGACGCCCATGCCCTCCTCTATCGCGGCCTCACCGGCACCCGCCTCGCCGAAGACCTCAGCCCCACCCAACAGGGGATCGCCTTCGGCATCAATGCCTCCAACGCCATCACCGGCTTCCTCCGCAATTCCACCGCCGCCCCCCGCGACGCCTTCGTCTGGCAGAACAACGCCTTCACCAGCCTCGCCGGCCGGATCTCAGGCTCGGACAGCATCGGCTATGACCTGAATGACTCCGGCGATGTCGTGGGCTCCTTCTCCACCGCCGGCAACCGCCGCGCTTTCTACCTCCCCAACTCCGGGTCCATGGTCAACCTCGGCACCCTCGCCGGCTTCACCTCCCTCTCCGAAGCCCTCGGCATCAATGCCCTCGGCCATACCGTCGGTTACAGTCAGGATGCCTCCGGTCGCAGCCGCGGCTTCTTCTGGAACGGCGGCGCCCTCGCCACCGTCGGTCCCCTCCCCGGTCATGACCACGCCCGCGCCCATGCCATCAACGATGACGGTCTCATCACCGGCTTCTCCGCCCCGGGCACCAGCTCCAGCAGCCCGCGCCGCGCCTTCGTCCTCGAATCCGGTGTCCTCCGCAACCTCGGCGTCCTCCCCAACGGTTCCTATTCCGTCGGCTGGGATATCAATGCCTTCGGCCAGGTGGTCGGCGAGGCCGATCGCGGCACCGTCCGCCGTGCCTTCCTCAACACCGCCGGGGTCATGCGCGACCTCAATGACCTCATCCACGACACCGAAATCCTCCCCGACCTCACCCCGGGCTCCTTCACCCTCGCCGGGGGCCGCTGGGAACTCGTCGAAGCCCGCGCCATCAACAGCCGTGGCGTCATCGTCGGCATCGCCCGCCGTGATGCCAATGACCGCGCCTTCATGGCCGTCCCCGCCTGGGTCATCGGCCGCCAGATCCCCCGTCCCGAGGGCGCCGTCGCCAAACTCCCCGAAATCGAACTGATCCGCGGCAACGCCGGCGACACCGCCGAAAACTCCTTCTACTGGAGCGAATTCGAGAAACGCCTCTACGCCATCCGCCCCGTCGCCGCCCGCCTCCGCTGGTTCACCTCCCTCGAACTGACTTCCGGCTCCGGCGAGACTCTCCAGGTCAACACCGAACGCATCGACGTCGAGGGCATCTCCGTCTGGCCCAAGGACCCCGCCATCCATGTCGCCACCGCACCCGTCGAAATCGAACCCCGCGGCGTCCCCTTCGATTACACCTTCCAACAGATCCGCTACGACACCACCAGCGGCGGCTCCACCGTCGATCCCACCTCCAAAACCTTCAACAACGCCCGCCCCGGCTACTCCGTCGCCTATTACCTCAAAACCGACGGCGGCACCCCCAACCCAGACCAGCAACGCCCCTACTTCGAGGTCGTCCGTACCGTCCTCTGGAACGACGCCGCCCACCTCCGCCAACGCGACGCCGTCGTCGGCCAGTCCCTCGCCGATCCCCCCACCCCCTCCGACCCCGGCCACCAGGATTACTTCGACAAACAAGGCTGGATCCTCAATGCCCTCGCCTACTACGACGGCGCCGGCGAGGACCGCGCCCATGACCGACCCCTCCGTCGCGGCCCCATCATCCCCGTCAACCTCGATACCGACAGCCCCGACGATGACCTCGTCGTCGTCTGGTACCGCCTCAGCCGCATCGGCGTCGCCTGGGCCAGCGTCCCCGCCCGCTATCGCATCGCCTGGCCCGACGACGATTCCGTCCCGAAGATCGTGATCGCCAGCGGTCTCGGCTCCGGCTCCCTGCCCGCCCACTGGACCCAGCCCCGCGCCTATCACCAGCCCAACCGCAACCTCCCGGGCTACAACCCCAACGAGGAACACGCCCTCGTCCTCCCCGCCAATGGCGGCGGCGGTCAGGCCCTCTTCGCCCTCCGCTTCGACCTCAACGACGCCCTCGACACCCCCGCCTCCCTCCCCTACGCCCTCCTCAAATACCGCGACCGCAATACCGGTCAGTGGGGCATCCAACCCTACAAGGTCGTCGGCGAGGAAGCCCCCCACTTCTTCCGCTTCTCCGGATTCGCCGGACGCGAAATCGCCCCGCCCTACCCCCTCAGCATCCTCCCGCTCTGTGAGGAATCCCACGGGGTCTCCGGCCCCTACTGGGAGGATTGGCAGGGCCGCCTCTACGCCCGCGCCGCCGGTCCCTTCGGCGAATCCACCGACGTCGTCCTCCGCTGGGCCTACCCACTCCAGATCGGCTTCTTCTACGACCTCAACCTCGATGGCACCCCCGATGCCCCGCCCGGCTCCTGCGTCTCCTGGCTCGATCGACGTCCCGCCGGCTCCCTCTCCGCCCCCAACGACGAAGCCGGAGAGGAGGATGTCCCCATCGCCGTCACCTACCGCATCGCCTGGCCCGATGCCCCTGTCCTCCAGATCGGCGAAACCCTCACCAGCCCCAAAAACGGCCTGCCCGCCGTCCGCTCCATGGCCAGCGTCCAGTTCGTCTATGACGACCTGACCCCCGCCTGGAATCCCCTCAGCACCAACCCCGCCCCGATCCAGACCCTCGCCCGCCTCTACGATCCCCTCAGCGCCCGCGCCTATCCCCTCGCCCCCTCCGAGTCCATCCCCGACGAAATCCGCCGCACCTCCCGCGGCGGCAAGGAGTTCTTCGACGACCTTCCGCCCAGCCTCGAAAACCGCCTCATCTACGACCCCATCAGCCGCGCCCTCACCTTCACCGGCATCCTCGATGCCTCCGGTGCCGGCGATCCCCTCCTCCTCCCCAACGTCCTCTTCTCCCGCGAACGCGATGTCATCAAGGAACTCGCCCCCGATGACACCGCCTGGGCGAAAATCGTGGATGAACTCTTCGAAATCACCCGCAACCCCAACCGCGTGGACCTCGTCCCCGCCGACGGCAATCCCGACCGCTCCACCGACACCCTCTCCTCCACCAACCGGCAACCCGGCCTCCGCCTCGGTCTCATCACGGACGCCCGGACCAATGTCGTCGCCGAAACACTCGGCAGTCTCCCCAAGGCCCTCACCGCCGCCCTTGGAGACATCCCCTCCCCCGCGTACCGCCCCCTCAACGCCTTCAGCTTCGATGGCACCGGCGGTCACCTCGACGCCGGCCCAGTCAACCTCGACACCGCCTCCTTCACCCTCGAGTTCTGGGCCCGCGCCGATTCCATCGACACCCCCAATTTCATCGCCGGCCTCGGCACTTCCGAACCCGACGGCCAGTTGATCGTCGGCTTCGACCACGCCGGACGCTTCGTCTTCCGCTTCGGCACCAACGACACCGCCTACGCCCAGTTCACTCCCGATCCCGTCGCCGATACCGAATGGCACCACTGGGCCGTCACCTTCAATGCCGCCACCCGCGAACAGGCCATCTTCCGCGATGGCTCCTTCCTTGCCGGCGGCATCAGCACCGGCGTCCTTCGCGCCTCCGGCACCCTCTTCCTCGGCCGCGCCGCCACCTCGCCCGGCTCCGAGGCATTCCATGGTGCCCTCGACGAAATCCGCCTCTGGAACCACGCCCGCACCCCCTTCGCCATCGCCCGCGACCGTTCCAAGGCCCTCACCGGCCATGAAGACGGCCTGATCCGCTACTACCGCGCCGACGACGCCTCCGACAGCAGCCCCAGCCAGGTGGACGCCTCCCTCGTCGGCGGCGTCTCCTTCGTCGCGTCCACCGCCCCCACCGGCATCCCCCCCCGCTACCTCGTCCTCGCGGAAAACAATTCCCCGGACCTCGCCGGCCTCCCCATCCAGCTCCACATCATCCGCGTCGATGACGGCCCTTTCCAGGGCGACCTCAAGGTCCTCTACCCCGGCAACGTCTTCGACCAGCGCCTCACCCTCCGCCACAGCAGCGAATTCGGCGGCGATCCCGATCCGATCCGCTTCCAGTGGTTCTACAAACCCGACGACGCCGGCTTCAACCCCACCGAACTCCCCCAGGTCAATGCCGCCGGGGAAATCACCGATGCCCGTGGCTGGATCCTCTTCACCTCCTTCGATCCCCCCTCCGGCCAGGGTGTCAACGATGTCACCATCGGCACCCCCGCCCAGTCCGGCCTCCTCGCCCTCAGCGACAACTGGTTCATCTGCCGTCACCGCGGCTTCAATGTCCGCGGCGCCACCCCCTGGTCCGGCTGGATCGGCGACCCCTCCGGCGGCGGCACCCCGCGCGCCCAGCTCGCCGAAGGCTGGGTCAAACGCGTCATCCGCGGCCTCAACCCCTTCGATGCCCGTACCGCCGACTTCCACGCCAACGCCTCGGCCACCTACGCCAGCATGGTCCTCCAGGCCGGCGAACGCTTCGAGGGCGACATCGCCTTCAACCCCGACGGCGACAACCTCAATTCCCTCGGCCTCATCGAGGCCTACACCACCGTCCTGCGCCGCGGCAAATCCCTCAGCATCGAAGGCACCCCCCCGGTGGACTTCAACCCCGCCAACAACGCCCTCCTCCTCGCCGCCTCCCGCATCGCCGACCTCTACATGCTCCTCGGCAACGAGGCCTACGCCGATGCCCAGGACCCCACCATCGGCTTCACCTCCGCCTCCGAACCCTACCAGGCCCTCGCCACCTCCATCTTCACCTTCCAAAATCAGCTCGATTCCCTCCTCGCCGAGGAACTCGCCCTCCTCCGCGGCCGAGACGATACCAGCGCCGGCGTCGCCGCCCGCCCCGTCTATAACCGCCTCTTCTGGAACTTCACCCTCGGCGAGGGCGAGGTCGCCTACCAGCAGTCCTACAGCGTCAACGACCAGAACCGGGACGGCTTCATCGACGAACGCGATGCCCGCATCCTCTTCCCCCAGGGCCATGGCGATGCCTGGGGCCATTACCTCACCGCCATCAAGTCCTACTACGATCTCCTCCGTCACCCCAGCTTCACCTGGATCCCCCGCTCCGAACGCGTCCTCGTCGCCGGGGTCCCCGTCGAGGTCGATTACCTCGACGAACGCAAGTTCGCCCAGGCCGCCGCCGCCCGCGCCAAAACCGGCCGCGAAGTCCTCGATCTGACCTACCGCGCCAGTTATGTCGATGACCCCGACGGCCAGTGGCAGGGCTATCGCGACACCGATCCCGATCGCGCCTGGGGCGTCGCCGATTGGGCCTCCCGCGCCGGCCAGGGCGCCTACTTCGACTGGCTCGTCGGCAATACCGTCCTCCCCGCCACCGATCCCAATCCCGAAAACACCGGCATCCGCCGCATCGACCGCACCACCGTCACCGACCTCGACGAGGTCATCGCCCAGTACGCCGAAATCCAGGCCACCCTCGACAACGCCGATGTCGGCCTCAACCCCCTCGGCCTCTCCAAGGGCGCCATGGCCTTCGACATCGATCCAACCTTCCTCTCCATCGGCAGCCGGGCCGTCCAGGGACTCGCCCACTTCGAGCAGTTGAACGAACGCGCCATCAAGGCCCTCAAGAACGCCCAGCGCATCTGGAACGAGGCCAATGCCCAGCGTCGCAACCTCCGCGCCAACCAGGATTCCGTGGACGCCTTCACCGCCAATGCCCGTGCCGAGGAAATCAACTACCGCAACCGCCTAATCGACATCTTCGGCTATCCCTACTCCGGCGACATCGGCCCCGGCAGAACCTATCCCTCCGGCTACGACGGCCCCGACCTCTATCACTACATGTACGTCCCCGTCGCCGAGATCACCGGCGAAACCGTCCCGCCCTCCACCAATTTCACCGGCTTCTTCAAGGCCGTGGACGTCGGACTCCTCGGCAATTCCCATTTCCCAACCGAGGAGAAGTCGTTCTTCAAGGAATACGACCCGGATGCCACCGATCCCGCGGAACTCGAAATCGACTACCCGCAGGCCAACGGCCCCTGGGCCTTCGCCACACCGTCCGACTGGGGTCAACGCCGTGCCCCCGGCCGCCTCCAGCAATCCATCTCCGATGTCCTTCAGGCCACCGCCAAACTCAAGTTCGCCGGGCAGAACTACGACGGCCTCGTCATCGACATCAATGACAAGGTCGTCCTCCTCAATGCCCGCTTCGGACTCGATACCTCCAAGCTTTCCATCCACAACACCCGCCGGGACACCATCGTCGGCATCAACTCCGGCATCGGCATTGCCAAGGCCGTCCAGCTCACCACCCGCGGCATCTCCCGCACCATCCAGGCAGTCGCCGAAGCTGGCGCCGATGCGGTCCCCAAGGTGGTCGGCCTCGCCTCCGATGTCACCGGCCCCATCCGCCTCATCATGCGCGGCGCCTCCCTCCTGACCGCGATCAACCTCGATGCTGCCGGCGATATCGCCGAACTCGTCGAAGGCGCCCTCGAACTCAGCAAGGATCACGTCAACCTCAACGCCGACATCCAGCTCCTCCAGGCCGAGCAGAAATACGAGGTCCTCCAGCAGGTCAAGGAACTCGAAACCGCCGTCCTCAACGAAATCAACCTCCGCCTCGAGGTCTTCCACCATCAGGAGGCCGTCCGCCAGGCTTACGGCCGTTACCTCGCCACCCTCGCCGAAGGCCAGCGCGTCCTCGATTCCCTCATCCTCTTCCGCAAACAGGCCGCCGCCCAGACCACCGAGTACCGCTACCGCGACATGGCCTTCCGCATCTTCCGCAATGAGGCCATCCAGAAATACCGCGCCACCTTCGACCTCGCCGCCCGCTACGTCTATCTCTCCGCCACCGCCTACGACTACGAATCCAACTTCCTCGGCACCGACCGCCGCGCCGCCTCGCGCTTCTTCGACCAGATCGTCCGCCAGCGCCAGCTCGGCGTCCTCATCGATGGCGAACCCATCCCCGGCCACAGCGGCCTCGCCGATATCCAGGGGCGCATGATCCAGAACTGGGAAATCATCGAACCCCAGTTCGGCCTCAATAATCCCCAGCTCGAAGCCGGCCGCTTCTCCCTCCGTCGCGAACTCTTCCGCCTCCGCGACGAAAACCCCGGCCGCCTCGACGACCCCAGCGACGCCACCTGGCGCGCCCTCCTCCGCTCCCAGGTCGTCCCCGACGTCTGGTCCATCCCCGAGTTCCGTCGCTACTGCCGCCCCTTCGCCCCCGAGTCCGCCGGCCCCCAGCCCGCCCTCGTCCTCCGCTTCCCCACCACCATCCAGTTCGGTCAGAATTACTTCGGACGCCCCCTCAGCGGCGGCGACTCCGCCTTCGATCCCTCCTTCTTCTCCACCAAGATCAATGCCGTCGGCATCGGCTTCCCCGGCTACGATGACACCGGTCTCTCCCGCACCCCGCGTGTCTATCTCGTCCCCGTCGGCCTCGACATCCTCCGCGCCCCCACCGGCAACGACCTCGCCACCCGCCAGTGGCGCGTCCTCGATCAGGCCGTCCCCGTCCCCTTCGCCATCGGCGCCAACGACTTCACCAGCAGCCGCTGGGTCGCCTCCCAGGACACCCTCAGCGAAAACTTCGGACAACCCCGCCGTTTCGCCTCCCTCCGCGCCTTCCACGACAACGGCTCCCTCGCCGACGTCGAAATGACCTCCAGCACCCGCCTCGTCGCCCGCTCCGTCTGGAACACCGAGTGGATGCTCATCATCCCCGGCGGCACCCTCCTCGCCGATCCCCAACAGGGCCTCGACCGCTTCATCCAGTCCATCAGCGACATCAACCTCCTCATGATGGTCTATAGCTTCGCCGGCCAATGA